A single region of the Pseudomonas mandelii genome encodes:
- a CDS encoding sensor histidine kinase, with product MSALWRINLWVCGFFVLVTLACMGLLVHQALADVERELQSAEAVVEYLSETAERDPASLQPRLTGSLRHVRVRWLEPGEAARLPVQAGLDAWLGRLLFAEARHSARVLDLHDGRRVQIAVDPRDEIDEVWDSLQQLLGLCGLALILSLLTIRWAVRRGMGLLDELLRALQQVSGGQLKVRLRAEGMPEARQLAAHFNRMTTALEQSRADNAHLTQTLLAVQEQERTHLAQTLHDDLGQYLAGIRAQACLLRLVTDQPVVMERTVRELEHNCEHLQQGFRALVHDLYPVVLQHLPLAEAFGLLVEQWQGRHGIDCQLRIGAQLPPLSAPDKTQLYRLLQEALTNVARHAQATRVRVRLQHRGAYLHLLIRDNGRGATQPQRPGVGLYSMYERARSVGGELRVISHPGAGWALALSMPLEVS from the coding sequence GTGTCGGCCCTGTGGCGGATCAACCTTTGGGTCTGCGGGTTTTTCGTCCTGGTCACCCTGGCGTGCATGGGGTTGCTGGTGCACCAGGCGCTGGCGGACGTGGAGCGCGAGCTGCAATCCGCCGAGGCGGTGGTCGAGTACCTGAGCGAAACCGCCGAGCGTGATCCCGCCAGCCTCCAGCCCCGACTGACGGGCAGCCTGCGGCATGTGCGGGTGCGCTGGCTGGAGCCCGGCGAAGCGGCACGGCTGCCGGTTCAGGCTGGACTCGACGCCTGGCTCGGGCGGCTGTTGTTCGCCGAAGCCCGGCACAGTGCGCGAGTCCTGGATTTGCACGATGGCCGGCGCGTGCAGATCGCGGTCGATCCACGGGATGAGATCGACGAAGTCTGGGATTCGCTGCAGCAATTGCTGGGCCTGTGCGGCCTCGCCTTGATCTTGAGTCTGCTTACCATCCGCTGGGCCGTGCGCCGTGGCATGGGCTTGCTCGATGAATTGTTGCGCGCGTTGCAGCAGGTCTCGGGCGGCCAGCTCAAGGTGCGATTGCGCGCAGAAGGTATGCCGGAGGCACGGCAGCTGGCAGCGCATTTCAATCGCATGACCACTGCGTTGGAGCAGTCGCGCGCCGATAACGCCCATCTGACACAGACGTTATTGGCGGTGCAGGAACAGGAGCGCACTCATCTGGCGCAGACCCTGCACGATGATCTCGGCCAGTACCTGGCGGGGATTCGCGCCCAGGCCTGTCTGTTGCGGCTGGTGACGGATCAACCCGTGGTGATGGAACGCACGGTGCGTGAGCTGGAACACAACTGCGAACACCTGCAACAGGGATTTCGGGCGCTGGTGCATGACCTCTATCCGGTGGTACTGCAACACCTGCCGTTGGCAGAAGCCTTTGGCTTGCTGGTGGAGCAATGGCAGGGGCGGCACGGCATTGACTGCCAGCTGCGGATCGGCGCGCAGTTGCCGCCCTTGTCCGCGCCGGACAAAACCCAGCTCTATCGCCTGTTGCAGGAAGCGCTGACCAACGTCGCCCGGCATGCGCAGGCCACCCGGGTGCGGGTTCGCCTGCAACATCGAGGCGCGTATCTGCACCTGTTGATTCGCGATAACGGGCGCGGCGCCACACAACCGCAGCGGCCCGGCGTCGGTTTGTATTCGATGTACGAACGCGCCCGCAGCGTCGGCGGCGAATTGCGGGTCATCAGCCACCCCGGCGCCGGATGGGCGCTGGCCTTGAGCATGCCTTTGGAGGTGTCATGA
- a CDS encoding response regulator: protein MNILLVDDHAVVRQGYASLLRALLPAMDVREAATGEDALIRVQEAVPNLVIMDFGLPGISGLETTRRLRQRLPQLRVLFFSMHDELPLVRQALEAGASGYLTKSSAPQVLIEAVQRILAGHAYIEQPLATQLACHPQQDASDPRLQSMTQRELEIFVMLAKGTPARLIAEQLSISSKTVSNHLTLLKSKLQVTSHAELVHLGIDMGVVRKAG, encoded by the coding sequence ATGAATATTCTGCTGGTCGATGACCATGCGGTGGTCCGTCAGGGCTACGCGAGTTTGTTGCGGGCGTTGTTGCCGGCAATGGACGTGCGTGAAGCTGCCACCGGCGAAGACGCGCTGATCCGGGTTCAGGAAGCCGTGCCGAACCTGGTGATCATGGATTTCGGTTTGCCGGGGATCAGCGGGCTGGAAACCACCCGACGTTTGCGTCAACGGCTGCCGCAACTGCGGGTGCTGTTTTTCAGCATGCACGATGAACTGCCCTTGGTGCGCCAGGCGCTGGAGGCGGGTGCCTCGGGTTACTTGACCAAGAGCTCGGCGCCGCAAGTGCTGATCGAGGCGGTGCAGCGGATCCTCGCCGGCCATGCCTACATCGAACAGCCCCTGGCCACCCAACTGGCGTGCCACCCGCAACAGGACGCCAGCGACCCGCGATTGCAGAGCATGACCCAGCGCGAGCTGGAGATTTTCGTGATGCTCGCCAAAGGCACGCCAGCGCGGTTGATTGCCGAACAGTTGAGCATCAGCAGCAAAACCGTCTCCAACCACCTGACCTTGCTCAAGAGCAAATTGCAGGTCACGTCCCATGCCGAACTGGTGCATTTGGGGATTGATATGGGGGTGGTGCGCAAGGCGGGCTGA